Below is a genomic region from Deltaproteobacteria bacterium.
TTTCAAGTTTTTCAAAGGGCTAAATTGTTACGAATTTTTTGGTTCCGGCTTGTCCGGGTTAGGTACCATTAAAAAGTTTAAGGACCGAATGAAAATGACCGACCCAGGAGATCGATGTGAAGCGGCCCTGAGCCAAAAGGAAAAAGAGCTTACTCAGATCATTCAAGGCCTTTCCATAGCCGCCTTTGTTTTCGATTCCCGGCATGTGATTACCCATTGTAACCGGGCCTTTGAAAAAATGACCGGCCTTTCGGCCCAGGAGCTTATTGGAACCCAAGATCATTGGAAGGCCTTTTATCCGACCCAAAGACCCATCCTGGCCGATTATATCGTCAATAACGCTTCCGAAGAGGAAATCGCCCAGAGATACCCTGGAAAGGTTAATAAATCCGCTCTTATCGAAGGGGCTTACGAGGTGGAGGATTATTTCCCCAACCTGGCCGGAGGGGGCAAATGGCTTTTTTTTACCGCGGCCCCCATTTTGGATGAGGAAGGGAAAATAATCGGGGCCATCGAAACCCTGCAGGATATCACCGACCGAAAAAAGGCGGAAGAAGCCCTAAAAAGAACGGAAAGGCGGATGAATGCCCTCCTGGATTTTGAACCCTACCCGGTAGTGGTCTTCACCCTGGATGGGCGGGTAAATTACCTGAATCCAGCCTTTACGGAGATATTCGGCTGGACCCTGGAAGAGCTGGAAGGGAAGCGCATCCCCTATGTCCCCCCCGGTTTGGAACAAGCCACCCAGGAGGGTATAAAAAGACTCTTGAAAGAAAGGATTATCCTTCGCTCCGAAACCCAGAGGTTGACCAAGGACGGCCGGGTCCTGGATGTGGTCATCCGGGCAGCGGTTTTTTCGGTTTCCACGGAAGAACCAGCCGGACAAATCGTTATTATCCGGGATATTACCCGGGAAAAGCAGATTGCCCGGAACAATGAAGCCATGATCAAGATCAGTATGGCCCTTCCGGAATATCCGGACCTGGAAGATCTGCTTTATTATATTAATAGCGAAGTAAAAGGCCTGTTGAATACCGAAGGGGCTATTGTCATCCTGCATGATGAATTGAAAGGAGATCTTTTCATCCTCGGCGCCGCTTATGATGATATGTCTATGGAAAAAAAGGCCGGAGAAGTCCGGTTCTCGATAGATGAATTGATAGCCGGGCGGGTTATCCAGTCCGGAGAGCCTTTGATACTGAACGATTTTTCCAAAGACCGGGAAATCCATCAGGAGCGGGATAGAAGGCTGGGTTATAAAACCCAAAATTTGGTCCTGGTTCCTCTGAAAAGCGTTGACCGCATCATCGGGACCTTATGTGCCATCAATAAAAAAACCGGGACGTTTGACCAATCGGATATTGAACTATTGAATATGATCGCCGGTACGGTAGTCCTTTCCATTGAAAATGCCCGGGTCACC
It encodes:
- a CDS encoding PAS domain S-box protein → MTDPGDRCEAALSQKEKELTQIIQGLSIAAFVFDSRHVITHCNRAFEKMTGLSAQELIGTQDHWKAFYPTQRPILADYIVNNASEEEIAQRYPGKVNKSALIEGAYEVEDYFPNLAGGGKWLFFTAAPILDEEGKIIGAIETLQDITDRKKAEEALKRTERRMNALLDFEPYPVVVFTLDGRVNYLNPAFTEIFGWTLEELEGKRIPYVPPGLEQATQEGIKRLLKERIILRSETQRLTKDGRVLDVVIRAAVFSVSTEEPAGQIVIIRDITREKQIARNNEAMIKISMALPEYPDLEDLLYYINSEVKGLLNTEGAIVILHDELKGDLFILGAAYDDMSMEKKAGEVRFSIDELIAGRVIQSGEPLILNDFSKDREIHQERDRRLGYKTQNLVLVPLKSVDRIIGTLCAINKKTGTFDQSDIELLNMIAGTVVLSIENARVTEELKKAYREVTSLNRAKDKAINHLSHELKTPLAILSGSFNALIRKLGALSEETWKPAVERIKRNLDRILEIQYEVDDIIADKEQKSYGLLSILLDECADELSTLVALETGQEPLAERIRQKIEFLFGPKEATAQEIHLEQWVGQRLETLRPRFSHRQIEIVSNLSPAPPILLSPEVLGKVIDGLIRNAVENTPDEGKIEIAVQKKGKGALFTIHDYGVGITEEDQRRIFEGFFPARATMSYSTKRPYDFNAGGKGADLLRMKILSERFGFQITMTSTRCGFIPKEEDPCPGRIGSCPQKEECLHSGGTTFSVFFPPAAEIQS